From the genome of Candidatus Methylomirabilota bacterium, one region includes:
- a CDS encoding cell division protein FtsL, translated as MSARGVTAPPARLFAMPLAARGQEAAGFHRERDRHRLRAMGVAAALGAVLMTGFLGVVGLKAHQVRLSYRLDALRTARAEAEELNRRLGVELATLRSLARIEDKARRELGMVAPGRDQVVLAREFVPGGTGLSRASAARTAAVDRGAGGERAIRR; from the coding sequence GTGAGCGCCCGCGGCGTGACGGCGCCTCCGGCGCGGCTGTTCGCGATGCCGCTGGCCGCGCGTGGGCAGGAAGCGGCGGGCTTCCACCGCGAGCGAGACCGACATCGACTGCGCGCGATGGGCGTGGCGGCGGCCCTGGGCGCGGTGCTCATGACCGGCTTTCTCGGCGTGGTCGGCCTCAAGGCCCATCAGGTGCGGCTCTCGTACCGGCTCGACGCCCTTCGCACCGCGCGCGCGGAGGCGGAGGAGCTGAACCGCCGCCTCGGCGTCGAGCTCGCCACGCTGCGCTCGCTCGCGCGCATCGAGGACAAGGCGCGGCGGGAGCTGGGCATGGTGGCTCCCGGCCGCGACCAGGTCGTCCTCGCCCGCGAGTTCGTGCCCGGCGGCACCGGGCTCAGCCGCGCTTCGGCGGCGCGCACTGCCGCGGTGGATCGCGGCGCCGGCGGCGAACGCGCCATCCGGCGATGA
- the murF gene encoding UDP-N-acetylmuramoyl-tripeptide--D-alanyl-D-alanine ligase: MFTVEDVVRGSQGALVGGDLGVPVSGVSIDTRTLGVGAAFFAIHGENDGHRYLRDAVARGAACLVVDQLPDDVPTTLPVVLVDETTRALGRFAAYHRARFTLPVAAVTGSNGKTTTKELMAGVLSSLGPVLKPAGSFNNQWGLPLTLLQLEATHRAVAIEIGSNHPGEIAALSALARPTVAAVTVVAAAHTEFFGSLDAVAIEKGALVAAVPPEGAVVLNADDPRVAGMASRSRARVLTVSARGPADVRAVDAAEDPDGRLSVTLEARGRRQVARLAFAGRHNVVNALCAAGVGLALGLALTDIAAGLETARPVKGRVVWRDAGGVRILDDTYNANPASVLAALETLRSARNARRLVVVLGDMLELGEIAEAAHRDVGAAVAAAGVAELVGVGRHAALAVEAARAAGLTETHQTSTFEDTVALLLKRLTPGDAVLVKGSRGMRMERVVDALLARLGGEDA, from the coding sequence ATGTTCACGGTGGAAGACGTGGTCCGGGGCTCGCAGGGCGCCCTCGTGGGCGGCGACCTGGGGGTCCCGGTGAGCGGGGTGTCCATCGACACCCGGACGCTCGGCGTCGGCGCGGCGTTCTTCGCCATCCACGGCGAGAACGACGGCCACCGCTATCTGCGGGACGCGGTCGCGCGGGGCGCCGCCTGTCTCGTCGTGGATCAGCTGCCGGACGACGTCCCCACCACGCTGCCCGTCGTGCTGGTCGACGAGACCACGCGCGCCCTCGGCCGCTTCGCCGCATATCACCGGGCGCGCTTCACGCTGCCGGTGGCCGCGGTGACGGGCTCCAACGGCAAGACCACCACCAAGGAGCTGATGGCGGGCGTGCTGAGCTCGCTGGGGCCGGTGCTCAAGCCGGCGGGGAGCTTCAACAATCAATGGGGTCTTCCCCTCACGTTGCTGCAGCTCGAGGCCACGCATCGCGCGGTGGCCATCGAGATCGGGAGCAATCATCCTGGTGAAATCGCAGCCTTGTCGGCGCTCGCCCGGCCCACGGTGGCGGCGGTGACGGTAGTGGCGGCCGCGCACACCGAGTTCTTCGGCTCGCTGGACGCGGTGGCGATCGAGAAGGGCGCGCTCGTCGCCGCGGTCCCTCCCGAGGGCGCGGTGGTGCTGAACGCCGACGATCCGCGCGTGGCCGGCATGGCGTCGCGGAGTCGCGCGCGCGTGCTCACGGTGAGCGCGCGCGGGCCCGCCGACGTCCGTGCGGTCGACGCGGCCGAGGACCCGGACGGTCGGCTCAGCGTGACGCTGGAGGCGCGGGGGCGGCGGCAGGTGGCCCGGCTGGCCTTCGCGGGCCGCCACAACGTGGTCAACGCCCTCTGCGCGGCGGGCGTGGGCCTGGCCCTGGGGCTCGCGCTCACCGACATCGCGGCAGGGCTCGAAACGGCGCGGCCGGTCAAGGGCCGGGTGGTATGGCGCGACGCCGGGGGCGTGCGCATCCTCGACGACACGTACAACGCCAACCCGGCGTCGGTGCTGGCCGCGCTCGAGACCCTGCGCTCGGCGCGGAACGCGCGGCGGCTCGTGGTGGTGCTGGGGGACATGCTCGAGCTGGGTGAGATCGCCGAGGCGGCCCACCGCGACGTCGGCGCGGCGGTGGCCGCCGCGGGCGTCGCCGAGCTCGTGGGCGTCGGCCGGCACGCCGCCCTCGCGGTGGAGGCGGCGCGCGCGGCCGGCCTCACCGAGACGCACCAGACCAGCACGTTCGAGGACACGGTAGCGCTTCTCCTCAAGCGCCTGACGCCCGGCGACGCGGTGCTCGTCAAGGGGTCCCGGGGCATGCGGATGGAGCGAGTGGTCGACGCGCTCCTCGCGCGCCTCGGAGGGGAGGATGCCTGA
- a CDS encoding penicillin-binding protein gives MKAGRASSRKTRTLIVAGIFAGAFLGLLGRLGYLQVVKHDDYLRLAESQHAKAIVLRPKRGPIVDRNGQVLAVSSGAETLYALPARVDDPGRLAKRLAPVLGEPAAEIAKRFDTSKRFVFVKRRLPPAVAQAVRELQEPALGFLEESLRLYPNRELAAQIVGFEGAEGKGLGGIEQAWDTHLAGQEGRALVERDALGREVTGAPVILKAARPGQGVVLTLDATLQYIAEKEVDAAWRRTRSRAAMAVAMDPRTGEVLALAIRPTFNPNVFATATDDERRNRAVTDPFEPGSTFKVILAAAALEEGVVRPTDRLYGENGAITVASATIHDWKKYGWLTFSEVLQNSSNVGSIKVGLSLGKDRYYKYIAGFGFGVPTGVGLPGESRGQLRGPERWSGLSLATMSIGQEISVTALQMVSAFAAVANGGRLMQPQIVRAVLDGNGREVRGFEPKAIRQVISPETARTLTGIMTKVVSEGTGHNAAIAGFEVAGKTGTAQKMDPATRRYSRAPGVLSFVGFVPAEDPRLAMIVLLDEPKNEKWGSEAAAPMFSAIGAEALRYLHAPPKDTAPVQIEVSEPQPHARRAIARVVAERSEAGVSAESVAPPDGPAAMPAVTGLSLRQAMQTLAPLDVRLEVAGRGVVSAQAPAAGATLAPGALARLTLHPPSARR, from the coding sequence ATGAAGGCCGGCCGGGCGAGCAGCCGGAAGACCCGGACTCTCATCGTCGCCGGGATCTTCGCCGGGGCCTTCCTCGGCCTGCTCGGTCGGCTCGGGTACCTTCAGGTGGTCAAGCACGACGACTATCTCCGCCTCGCAGAAAGCCAGCACGCCAAGGCCATCGTGCTGCGCCCCAAGCGCGGCCCCATCGTCGATCGCAACGGCCAGGTCCTCGCGGTCTCTTCCGGCGCGGAGACGCTTTATGCGCTACCCGCCCGCGTGGACGACCCGGGACGGCTCGCCAAGCGCCTCGCCCCCGTGCTGGGCGAGCCGGCCGCGGAGATCGCCAAGCGCTTCGATACGTCCAAGCGCTTCGTGTTCGTGAAGCGCCGGCTGCCTCCCGCGGTGGCTCAAGCGGTGCGCGAGCTGCAGGAGCCCGCGCTGGGCTTCCTCGAGGAGAGCCTGCGCCTCTACCCCAATCGCGAGCTCGCCGCCCAGATCGTGGGCTTCGAGGGCGCCGAGGGGAAGGGCCTGGGCGGCATCGAGCAGGCGTGGGATACCCATCTCGCCGGCCAGGAGGGCCGGGCCCTCGTCGAGCGCGACGCGCTCGGGCGCGAGGTGACGGGCGCGCCGGTGATCCTCAAGGCCGCGCGCCCGGGGCAGGGCGTGGTGCTCACGCTGGACGCCACCCTCCAGTACATCGCGGAGAAGGAAGTGGACGCGGCGTGGCGGCGCACGCGCTCCCGCGCGGCGATGGCGGTGGCGATGGATCCCCGCACCGGTGAGGTCCTCGCCCTCGCCATCCGGCCCACGTTCAATCCCAACGTCTTCGCCACCGCCACCGACGACGAGCGGCGCAACCGGGCGGTGACCGATCCGTTCGAGCCCGGCTCGACGTTCAAGGTGATCCTCGCCGCCGCCGCCCTCGAAGAGGGCGTGGTGCGGCCGACCGACCGTCTCTACGGCGAGAACGGCGCGATCACGGTGGCGAGCGCCACCATTCACGACTGGAAGAAGTACGGCTGGCTCACGTTCAGCGAGGTCCTGCAGAACTCGTCCAACGTGGGCTCGATCAAGGTGGGCCTGTCGCTGGGCAAGGACCGGTACTACAAGTACATCGCCGGATTCGGCTTCGGCGTGCCCACCGGGGTGGGCCTGCCCGGCGAAAGCCGCGGCCAGCTCCGTGGTCCGGAGCGCTGGTCCGGCCTCTCCCTCGCCACGATGTCCATCGGCCAGGAGATCTCGGTCACCGCGCTCCAGATGGTCTCGGCCTTCGCGGCGGTGGCCAACGGCGGGCGCCTGATGCAGCCGCAAATCGTGCGGGCGGTGCTCGACGGCAACGGGCGTGAGGTGCGGGGCTTCGAGCCCAAGGCCATCCGCCAGGTGATCTCGCCGGAGACCGCGCGCACCCTCACCGGGATCATGACCAAGGTGGTCTCGGAAGGCACCGGCCACAATGCCGCCATCGCGGGCTTCGAGGTCGCCGGGAAGACGGGCACCGCGCAGAAGATGGACCCGGCCACGCGCCGTTATTCACGGGCGCCGGGCGTGCTGTCGTTCGTGGGTTTCGTCCCCGCCGAGGATCCCCGTCTCGCCATGATCGTGCTCCTCGACGAGCCCAAGAACGAGAAGTGGGGTAGCGAGGCCGCCGCGCCGATGTTCTCAGCGATCGGGGCGGAAGCTCTCCGCTACCTCCACGCCCCGCCCAAAGACACGGCGCCGGTGCAGATCGAGGTTAGCGAGCCGCAGCCGCACGCGAGGCGAGCAATTGCAAGAGTGGTTGCCGAGCGGAGCGAGGCTGGAGTGTCCGCGGAGTCGGTCGCGCCGCCCGACGGTCCGGCCGCCATGCCCGCGGTGACCGGCCTGTCCCTCCGCCAGGCCATGCAGACGCTCGCGCCCCTCGACGTGCGCCTCGAGGTGGCCGGCCGCGGCGTGGTCTCCGCGCAGGCCCCCGCCGCGGGCGCCACGCTCGCGCCGGGCGCGCTCGCGCGTCTCACCCTGCACCCCCCCAGCGCGAGGCGATGA
- the rsmH gene encoding 16S rRNA (cytosine(1402)-N(4))-methyltransferase RsmH — protein MEHMDVHVPVLADEVVFLLRARRAGWMLDGTVGLGGHAERLLEASAPGARLLGLDGDDDALARAAARLARFGERARLRHGNFRALATHAAEAGVTEAETVLLDLGLSSYQLEASRRGFSFQGEEPLDMRFDPTAGITAAELVNRLPEAELAAVLKEHGEEPHARRIARRIVEARAVAPLRTTADLVAAVKRGVPRAAWPRRTHVATRTFQALRVAVNDEAQALRDALPQAAALLGRGGRLGVISFHSGEDRIVKRTFRTLETNGFGELQPSPVMPQREETLVNPRARSAKLRVLERLEAA, from the coding sequence ATGGAGCACATGGACGTGCACGTGCCGGTGCTCGCCGACGAGGTAGTGTTCCTGCTGCGCGCGCGTCGCGCCGGATGGATGCTGGACGGCACGGTGGGCCTCGGCGGTCACGCCGAGCGGCTGCTCGAGGCGAGCGCGCCGGGCGCACGCCTGCTCGGCCTCGACGGCGACGACGACGCCCTCGCGCGCGCCGCCGCTCGGCTCGCGCGCTTCGGCGAGCGTGCGCGCCTGCGTCACGGAAATTTCCGCGCCCTCGCCACCCACGCCGCGGAGGCCGGCGTGACGGAAGCGGAGACGGTGCTGCTCGACCTTGGCCTCTCGTCCTATCAGCTCGAGGCGTCCCGCCGCGGATTCTCGTTCCAGGGCGAGGAGCCCCTCGACATGCGTTTCGATCCCACCGCGGGCATCACGGCCGCGGAGCTTGTCAACCGGTTGCCGGAGGCGGAGCTCGCCGCGGTGCTCAAGGAGCACGGCGAGGAGCCGCACGCCCGACGCATCGCCCGACGGATCGTCGAGGCGCGCGCGGTCGCTCCCCTCCGCACCACTGCCGATCTCGTGGCCGCGGTGAAGCGCGGCGTGCCGCGCGCGGCTTGGCCGCGCCGCACCCACGTCGCCACCCGCACCTTCCAGGCCCTGCGCGTCGCCGTCAACGACGAGGCGCAGGCGCTCCGCGACGCGCTGCCGCAGGCAGCGGCGTTGCTCGGCCGCGGCGGTCGGCTCGGCGTCATCTCGTTCCACTCGGGGGAAGACCGCATCGTGAAGCGCACGTTCCGTACGCTGGAGACGAACGGCTTCGGTGAGCTGCAACCGTCGCCGGTGATGCCGCAGCGCGAGGAGACGCTGGTGAACCCGCGGGCCCGGAGCGCGAAGCTCCGCGTGCTCGAGCGGCTGGAGGCGGCGTGA
- a CDS encoding UDP-N-acetylmuramoyl-L-alanyl-D-glutamate--2,6-diaminopimelate ligase has product MSTATLLEALADKTVRGTVPASVTGLAYDSRKVEAGNCFVAVAGFKQDGRRFIPDALGRGAGLVVLEGEDTPAAPARVLVPSAREALARLADAYWGHPSRALTLVGITGTNGKTTTSFLVEALLRAAGHRTGLIGTIQYRVGTRAVDASQTTPEALELQGLLAEMRDGGITGAAMEVSSHALALARVSGTEFDAAVFTNLTQDHLDFHGTLEEYRQAKRRLFEILAAGAKPRRTAVVNVDDPAGASMVAGLPLRVLRFALRAPAEIRARRFTSGGGGIRMDVETPAGSLEIASPLVGEHNVMNLLGAVGVGVALEIPLATVATALGAVSAVPGRFERVEAGQPFLVVVDYAHTPDALERVLTTARKLVSPGGRLVAVFGCGGDRDRGKRPIMGEIAARLADRAWVTSDNPRTERPSAIVDEVLVGVARVPGAAERTVADPDRRTAIGAALGWARAGDVVVIAGKGHETYQVVGQEVLPFDDRAVAREFLSERTP; this is encoded by the coding sequence ATGAGCACGGCGACCCTGCTCGAGGCGCTCGCGGACAAGACGGTGCGCGGGACCGTGCCCGCGTCCGTCACCGGTCTCGCCTACGACTCCCGAAAGGTCGAGGCGGGGAACTGCTTCGTGGCGGTGGCCGGATTCAAGCAGGACGGGCGCCGCTTCATTCCCGACGCCCTTGGGCGCGGCGCCGGGCTCGTGGTCCTGGAGGGCGAGGACACCCCGGCCGCGCCCGCGCGGGTGCTCGTGCCCTCGGCGCGCGAGGCGCTCGCCCGGCTCGCCGACGCGTACTGGGGCCATCCCTCCCGCGCGCTCACGCTGGTGGGCATCACCGGCACCAACGGCAAGACCACCACGTCGTTCCTGGTGGAGGCACTGCTGCGCGCGGCCGGGCACCGCACCGGCCTCATCGGCACCATCCAGTACCGCGTGGGCACGCGAGCGGTCGACGCCAGCCAGACCACGCCCGAGGCGCTGGAGCTCCAGGGCCTGCTCGCGGAGATGCGCGACGGCGGCATCACCGGCGCGGCCATGGAGGTGTCCTCGCACGCGCTCGCGCTCGCGCGGGTGAGCGGGACGGAGTTCGACGCGGCCGTCTTCACCAACCTCACGCAGGATCACCTCGACTTCCACGGCACGCTCGAGGAGTATCGCCAGGCCAAGCGCCGCCTCTTCGAGATCCTCGCCGCCGGCGCCAAGCCGCGGCGCACCGCGGTGGTGAACGTGGACGATCCCGCGGGGGCGAGCATGGTGGCGGGTCTGCCCCTCCGTGTCCTGCGATTCGCCCTGCGCGCGCCCGCGGAGATCCGCGCTCGGCGCTTCACGTCGGGCGGTGGCGGGATCCGGATGGATGTCGAGACGCCGGCGGGGTCCCTCGAGATTGCCTCTCCCCTCGTGGGCGAGCACAATGTGATGAATCTCCTCGGCGCCGTGGGGGTCGGCGTGGCGCTGGAGATCCCGCTCGCCACGGTGGCCACGGCGCTGGGCGCGGTCTCGGCGGTGCCGGGCCGCTTCGAGCGGGTCGAGGCGGGGCAACCCTTCCTGGTGGTGGTCGACTACGCCCATACCCCGGACGCCCTCGAGCGCGTGCTGACCACCGCGCGAAAGCTCGTGAGCCCGGGCGGGCGCCTGGTCGCCGTCTTCGGCTGCGGCGGGGATCGCGACCGCGGCAAGCGGCCGATCATGGGCGAGATCGCGGCGCGGCTCGCCGATCGCGCCTGGGTGACGTCGGACAATCCCCGCACGGAGCGCCCGAGCGCCATCGTGGACGAGGTGCTGGTCGGCGTGGCGCGCGTGCCGGGGGCGGCGGAGCGGACCGTGGCGGATCCGGATCGACGCACCGCGATCGGCGCCGCGCTCGGCTGGGCCCGCGCCGGCGACGTGGTGGTGATCGCGGGGAAGGGGCACGAGACCTATCAGGTCGTCGGGCAGGAGGTCCTGCCCTTCGACGACCGCGCGGTGGCTCGCGAGTTCCTGTCGGAGCGGACGCCATAG